In one window of Bombus fervidus isolate BK054 chromosome 4, iyBomFerv1, whole genome shotgun sequence DNA:
- the LOC139986852 gene encoding uncharacterized protein isoform X5 translates to MLEEEEARQRGGQPRLKRVAWPPPPEDQDLDFVEQGPVQAKTRGIGDLASYQSSPSSGSSPQPPSTIARSSTRSAVPSSPSPVSPGGTLRQPSHFQLQSAPKGWRPVTPPATSPISQQPIQPNWYDQQQQQDHRAQQHPQDYSSPRLAQTHAPAVFEAPPSTITLRQEPPISQAPAPVYQAQPAATKAPVSGNMRGDLKWPPASVRAQTEAENRARMELAKGPAVRPRRVHKDYSGFFAQHALNSTYPGYRAPPGTQYFTPSYHN, encoded by the exons CGTAGCTTGGCCTCCACCTCCAGAAGATCAGGATTTGGATTTCGTGGAGCAAGGACCCGTACAAGCAAAG ACTCGTGGAATCGGTGATCTCGCCTCGTACCAGAGCAGTCCCTCGTCAGGTTCATCACCCCAGCCGCCTTCGACGATCGCTCGTTCGTCGACTCGAAGCGCCGTTCCATCGTCTCCGTCGCCCGTTAGTCCTGGTGGAACACTGCGACAACCGTCACACTTTCAACTTCAGTCAGCGCCAAAGGGTTGGCGACCGGTAACACCACCGGCTACTTCTCCCATCTCGCAACAACCGATACAGCCGAATTGGTACGatcagcaacagcaacaagaTCATCGTGCTCAG CAGCATCCCCAAGATTATAGTTCGCCACGACTGGCACAAACTCACGCCCCTGCCGTTTTTGAAGCACCACCGTCCACAATCACACTTCGCCAGGAGCCTCCAATCTCACAG gCACCAGCGCCAGTTTACCAAGCACAACCTGCCGCGACAAAGGCTCCAGTAAGCGGAAACATGAGAGGAGACTTGAAGTGGCCACCAGCATCGGTGAGAGCTCAAACGGAAGCCGAAAACAGAGCTAGGATGGAATTAGCGAAAGGTCCTGCTGTTAGACCTCGCAGAGTGCACAAGGACTATAGCGGATTTTTCGCTCAACACGCTTTGAACAGTACCTATCCTGGTTATCGAGCTCCGCCAGGCACTCAATACTTCACCCCTTCTTATCATAATTAG
- the Herc4 gene encoding HECT and RLD domain containing E3 ubiquitin ligase 4: MYNTIKENWNKKRRLACEPVIEVQKSLLKKEDMFCWGSTRHGELGLGGIEDEIILVPCEVHFKKASEIQQIACGENYTVVITHDGKIYSCGNNDYGQLGHEQGRKRLQLILGLDAFVFKKAACGAYHTIAVNEWGQLFSWGSNSEGQLGLNSKNFMECSPRMVKTLGTSIIVQIACGMKHALALTNNGELYSWGSNSEGQLGLGVDIRNEIKPKLINTLAGVPIAFIACGGYHSIAISKSGAIFGWGKNTFGQLGLNDTQNRNLPYQLQTLRNAKICYAACGEEFSVFLTVDGGVFTCGAGMYGQLGHGSNNNEILPRQVMELMGSTVTQISCGKRHTLALVPSQGRVYAWGLGGAGQLGNNSTRSITTPQVVHGPWVAPNGSSMMDLDKQFSSCTVGYVVKHIFTGGDHCFATVVTQNDNIKPDDCRILESTSQILTITEEQLMACQRVPPNSSVDHELMTYLETVFKSLSCVNGSFLFKSDARYGCSSKHHGVDLDQATKLFGIIRELDNSTIQELIFTCISDSLIPSFVNLPPKIISPEFLRIYLILPLYHGFINPLNCNLLHKPFCKAILALHPEVLEIVRNWWLEAPSHYFERLVRVHKSVVLHYVKQSKPNKGILWDATLQVILDSLYLLNKLNNEDSEGNKVPYSTFHLPELVELIDIRADYIKWISEKESFSYQKVFCNYPFLLDANAKIILLETDQAIQMQSAMNEAATRAVMNQIFLDPFSVDPRHHNQFVILNVSRENIVADTLRELAQYDSSDLKKPLRVKFHGEEAEDAGGVRKEFFMLLLREILDPKYGMFKQYEETRVIWFSEDSFEDENMYFLIGILCGLVIYNFIIIDLPFPLALYKKLLHEPVALNDIKDMSPVFAKSMQNILDYEEADFEEVFGLHFEVVREVFGEKKIYELTPNGSKVPVTLKNKKQFVDLYVDYTLNKSVEPHFHAFYKGFHKVCGGRVLELFHSYELMAVVVGNEDYDWEELERNASYKEGYTKDDPTIVLFWQVFRELTLEEKKKFLLFLTGSDRIPIQGMRAIRITIQPMNDERLLPVAHTCFNLLDLPRYQTRERLRYKLLQAIQQTHGFSLV, translated from the exons atgtataatactataaaa gaaaattggaataaaaaaCGACGTTTGGCCTGTGAGCCTGTTATAGAAGTGCAAAAATCTTTacttaaaaaagaagatatgtTTTGTTGGGGTAGTACTAGACATGGAGAATTAGGTTTAGGTGGTATAGaggatgaaattattttagttCCATGTGaagttcattttaaaaaaGCTTCAGAAATTCAGCAAA TTGCTTGTGGTGAAAATTATACAGTGGTTATTACTCATGAtggtaaaatatattcatgtgGAAATAATGACTATGGACAACTTGGTCATGaacaaggaagaaaaagattac aattaataCTTGGATTAGATgcatttgtatttaaaaaagcaGCTTGTGGAGCATATCATACCATAGCAGTAAACGAATGGGGTCAATTGTTTAGTTGGGGATCTAATTCTGAAGGTCAACTAG gtttaaattccaaaaattttaTGGAATGTTCACCACGTATGGTAAAGACTTTAGGTAcaagtattatagtacaaaTAGCTTGTGGTATGAAACATGCTCTTGCATTAACAAATAATGGAGAATTATACAGTTGGGGTTCTAATAGTGAAGGGCAACTTGGTTTAGGTGTTGAtattagaaatgaaataaaacctAAACTTATCAATACTTTAGCTGGTGTTCCTATTGCTTTTATTGCCTGTGGAGGATATCATAGCATAGCTATATCAAAATCAG GAGCTATATTTGGATGGGGaaaaaatacatttggacagttAGGGCTAAATGATACACAAAATAGGAATTTACCATATCAATTGCAAACATTacgaaatgcaaaaatatgttaTGCGGCTTGCGGAGAagaattttctgtatttttaacagtt GATGGTGGAGTATTTACATGTGGTGCAGGAATGTATGGTCAATTAGGACATGGgagtaataataatgaaattttacctCGTCAAGTTATGGAACTTATGGGTAGCACAGTTACACAG atCTCATGCGGCAAAAGACATACCTTGGCATTGGTACCATCACAAGGTAGAGTTTATGCATGGGGCTTGGGTGGTGCAGGCCAATTAGGTAACAATTCTACTCGAAGCATAACAACTCCACAAGTAGTACATGGTCCATGGGTTGCACCAAATGGCTCTTCGATGATGGACCTTGATAAGCAATTCAGTTCTTGTACAGTTGGCTATGTCGTTAAACATATTTTCACTGGTGGAGATCATTGTTTTGCTACAGTAGTTACACAAAAT GATAACATAAAACCAGATGACTGTAGAATATTGGAAAGCACCTCTCAAATTCTTACAATAACTGAAGAACAATTAATGGCATGTCAACGAGTTCCACCAAATTCATCTGTTGATCATGAACTTATGAC ATATTTAGAAACGGTATTTAAAAGTCTATCCTGTGTAAATGGATCATTCTTATTTAAAAGCGATGCTCGTTATGGATGTTCAAGTAAGCATCATGGAGTGGATCTTGATCAAGCAACTAAATTATTCGGAATTATTAGAGAATTGGATAACAGCACAATTCAAGAATtg aTATTTACTTGCATATCAGACAGCTTGATTCCTTCCTTTGTTAACTTGCCAcctaaaataatttctccggaatttttaagaatctatttaatattacCCCTATATCATGGTTTCATAAATCCacttaattgtaatttattacataagcCATTCTGCAAAGCTATTTTAGCATTACATCCAGAAGTTCTTGAAATTGTTAGAAATTGGTGGCTTGAAGCACCGTCTCATTATTTTGAGAGATTAGTTAGAGTTCATAAGTCAGTTGTTCTGCATTATGTAAAACAATCTAAACCAAATAAG ggTATATTATGGGATGCCACGTTGCAAGTTATATTAGATTCTTTATACTTGCtaaataaattgaacaatGAAGATTCTGAAGGCAATAAAGTACCTTATTCTACATTTCATTTGCCAGAATTAGTAGAGCTTATAGACATAAGAGCTGATTACATAAAGTGGATTTCAGAAAAAGAATCTTTTTCA TATCAGAAGGTGTTTTGTAATTATCCATTCCTTCTTGATGCAAATGCTAAAATTATATTGCTTGAAACGGACCAAGCTATTCAG ATGCAATCAGCAATGAATGAGGCAGCAACCCGAGCTGTAATGaatcaaatatttcttgaTCCATTTTCTGTAGATCCACGACATCACAATCAGTTTGTAATATTAAACGTTTCACGAGAAAATATAGTTGCTGATACTTTACGAGAATTGGCACAATATGACTCTAGTGACTTAAAAAAGCCTCTTCGA GTAAAATTTCACGGCGAGGAAGCAGAAGATGCAGGTGGAGTTAGAAAGGAGTTTTTTATGTTATTACTAAGAGAAATTCTAGATCCCAAATATGGGATGTTCAAACAATATGAAGAAACTAGAGTTATTTGGTTCAGTGAAGATTCATTTGAGGATGAAAACATGTACTTCTTAATTGGAATCCTTTGTGGACtagttatttataattttataattattgattTACCATTTCCATTAGCTTTATATAAGAAATTGTTACATGAACCAGTTGCCTTAAATGATATCAAAGATATGTCACCAGTTTTTGCCAA GAGTATGCAAAATATACTTGATTACGAAGAAGCAGATTTTGAAGAAGTCTTTGGTTTACACTTCGAAGTGGTCAGGGAAGTGTttggagaaaaaaagatatatgaaCTTACACCAAATGGTAGTAAAGTTCCTGTCACATTGAAAAATAA gAAACAATTTGTTGATTTATATGTAGATTATACATTAAACAAATCTGTGGAACCTCATTTTCATGCTTTTTATAAAGGTTTTCATAAAGTTTGTGGTGGTCGTGTATTGGAATTATTTCACAGTTACGAACTTATGGCCGTTGTAGTAGGAAATGAAGATTACGATTGGGAGGAATTAGAAAGGAATGCAAGTTATAAAGAAGGATATACAAAAGATGATCCTACAATTGTACTATTTTGGCAAGTGTTTCGCGAACTTACattagaagaaaagaaaaagtttttgttatttttaacagGAAGTGATAGAATACCTATACAAGGCATGAGAGCGATTAGG attacGATACAACCAATGAATGATGAACGTTTACTACCCGTTGCTCATACATGTTTCAATTTACTTGATTTACCACGATATCAAACCCGAGAAAGGTTACGATATAAACTATTACAAGCAATTCAACAAACCCATGGCTTTTCTTtagtataa